Proteins co-encoded in one Stutzerimonas stutzeri genomic window:
- the greA gene encoding transcription elongation factor GreA, translating into MTKFPMTVQGARALEEELKHLKTVLRPQITQAIAEARELGDLKENAEYHAAREQQGMVEARIRDIEGRLQNAQVIDVASIPHTGKVIFGTTVDIANVETDETVTYQIVGDDESDIKRGKLSVSSPIARALVGKEEGDVVAVKTPSGVVEYEIVEVRHI; encoded by the coding sequence ATGACAAAATTTCCCATGACCGTCCAGGGCGCACGCGCCCTGGAAGAAGAGCTCAAGCACCTGAAAACCGTACTGCGTCCGCAGATTACCCAGGCGATCGCCGAAGCGCGCGAACTGGGGGATCTCAAGGAGAACGCCGAATACCATGCCGCCCGCGAACAGCAAGGTATGGTGGAGGCACGTATTCGTGACATCGAGGGCCGTCTGCAGAACGCTCAGGTCATCGATGTGGCGAGCATTCCGCACACCGGCAAGGTGATCTTTGGCACCACCGTCGACATCGCCAACGTCGAAACGGATGAAACCGTGACGTACCAGATCGTCGGTGATGACGAATCGGACATCAAACGCGGCAAGTTGTCGGTCAGCTCCCCGATTGCCCGAGCCCTGGTAGGCAAGGAAGAGGGGGACGTGGTGGCAGTCAAGACGCCCAGTGGCGTGGTCGAGTATGAAATCGTCGAGGTTCGTCATATCTGA
- a CDS encoding DUF4149 domain-containing protein, with the protein MRAGVISWQLAQTFWVGGLWLLQFVMLPALAKFGLAPLLLEEIAAALRPLLVGFAAFCVVLQAVVLIQIGGFRSLWRDVRGQLLLAVLLLAASYFVVKANAVGSTYWLLFSYQVMGLCGLLLVLQVAPGRER; encoded by the coding sequence ATGCGTGCGGGCGTGATCAGTTGGCAGCTGGCCCAGACATTCTGGGTCGGCGGCCTCTGGTTGTTGCAGTTCGTAATGCTGCCAGCGCTGGCGAAATTCGGCCTGGCGCCGCTGCTGCTCGAGGAGATCGCGGCTGCCCTTAGGCCATTACTGGTGGGGTTCGCGGCGTTCTGTGTGGTGCTTCAGGCTGTGGTGCTGATTCAGATCGGCGGCTTTCGCAGCCTCTGGCGAGACGTGCGCGGGCAGTTGCTGCTTGCGGTTCTGCTGTTGGCGGCGAGCTATTTCGTGGTGAAGGCCAATGCGGTCGGGTCGACGTACTGGCTGTTGTTCAGCTATCAGGTGATGGGCTTGTGCGGGCTGCTTCTGGTCCTGCAGGTCGCTCCCGGGCGAGAGCGATAG
- a CDS encoding YhbY family RNA-binding protein produces the protein MPLTNEQKKQYKSIGHHLKPVLIVSENGLTEGVQAELERALSDHELIKVQLRITERDDRRALMDELCKIGGCELVQSIGKMALIYRKNPKVNKQLSNVHRFQG, from the coding sequence ATGCCGCTCACCAACGAGCAGAAGAAACAGTACAAATCCATCGGCCATCACCTCAAGCCGGTCCTGATCGTGTCCGAGAATGGCCTGACCGAAGGCGTTCAAGCCGAACTGGAACGTGCTCTGAGCGATCATGAGCTCATCAAGGTTCAGTTGCGAATCACCGAGCGCGATGACCGCCGTGCGCTGATGGACGAACTGTGCAAGATCGGCGGCTGTGAACTGGTGCAGTCCATCGGCAAGATGGCGCTGATCTATCGCAAAAATCCGAAAGTGAACAAGCAACTCTCGAACGTTCACCGCTTTCAGGGTTGA
- the rlmE gene encoding 23S rRNA (uridine(2552)-2'-O)-methyltransferase RlmE, which translates to MARSKTSPRWLKEHFDDPYVKMAQRDGYRSRASYKLLEIQEKDRILRPGMTVVDLGAAPGGWSQVTSRVIGDRGRLIASDILPMDSIADVTFVLGDFTEDEVFAEILQAIGDTQVDLVISDMAPNMSGVKVADQAKAMFLCELALDLAMRVLRPGGDFLIKVFQGEGFDAYLKEVRQNFDKVQMRKPLSSRDRSREQYLLARGYRAAGNEMSEPRS; encoded by the coding sequence TTGGCACGCTCCAAGACCAGCCCGCGTTGGCTGAAAGAACATTTCGACGACCCCTATGTGAAGATGGCGCAGCGCGATGGCTATCGGTCCCGAGCAAGCTACAAGCTGCTCGAGATTCAGGAGAAGGATCGTATCCTGCGTCCCGGCATGACGGTCGTCGATCTCGGTGCGGCACCGGGCGGTTGGTCCCAGGTCACCAGTCGTGTGATCGGGGATCGTGGCCGGCTGATCGCATCCGATATCCTGCCGATGGATAGCATCGCGGACGTCACGTTCGTGCTTGGGGATTTCACCGAGGACGAGGTATTTGCCGAAATCCTTCAAGCCATCGGCGATACGCAGGTGGACCTTGTGATTTCCGATATGGCCCCCAATATGAGTGGGGTGAAGGTCGCCGATCAGGCAAAAGCGATGTTCCTGTGCGAGCTGGCGCTGGATCTGGCCATGCGAGTGTTGCGGCCAGGTGGCGATTTCCTGATCAAGGTGTTTCAGGGGGAGGGCTTCGATGCCTACCTGAAAGAGGTTCGGCAGAATTTCGACAAGGTGCAAATGCGCAAGCCGCTATCGTCCAGGGATCGCTCGCGTGAACAGTATCTTCTGGCCCGAGGCTATCGCGCGGCCGGCAACGAGATGTCCGAACCGCGGTCCTAA
- the ftsH gene encoding ATP-dependent zinc metalloprotease FtsH, whose amino-acid sequence MAKNLILWLIIAAVLVTVMNNFSSPTEPQTLNYSDFIEQVKEGRVERVTVDGYVITGKRSDGETFKTIRPAIQDNGLIGDLINNNVVIEGKQPEQQSIWTQLLVASFPILVIIAVFMFFMRQMQGGAGGKGGPMSFGKSKARLLSEDQVKTTFADVAGCDEAKEEVTELVEFLRDPGKFQRLGGRIPRGVLMVGSPGTGKTLLAKAVAGEAKVPFFTISGSDFVEMFVGVGASRVRDMFEQAKKHAPCIIFIDEIDAVGRHRGAGLGGGHDEREQTLNQLLVEMDGFEMNDGIIVIAATNRPDVLDPALLRPGRFDRQVVVGLPDIRGREQILKVHMRKVPLGDSVEPALIARGTPGFSGADLANLVNEASLFAARAGKRVVEMKEFELAKDKIMMGAERKSMVMSEKERLNTAYHEAGHAIVGRIVPEHDPVYKVSIIPRGRALGVTMFLPEEDRYSLSKRALISQICSLFGGRIAEEMTLGFEGVTTGASNDIMRATQLARNMVTKWGLSEKLGPLMYAEEEGEVFLGRSAGSQHANVSGDTAKLIDLEVRSIIDQCYGTAKQILADNRDKLDLMAETLMKYETIDSDQIDDIMAGRTPREPRDWQDGSGSTGTPVQPENGRPQTPIGGPAGEH is encoded by the coding sequence ATGGCGAAAAACCTGATTCTGTGGTTGATCATTGCCGCTGTCCTGGTGACGGTGATGAACAACTTTTCCAGCCCGACCGAGCCGCAGACGCTTAACTATTCCGATTTCATCGAGCAGGTGAAGGAAGGGCGAGTCGAGCGCGTGACGGTCGATGGCTATGTCATTACCGGCAAGCGTAGCGACGGCGAGACGTTCAAGACGATCCGGCCGGCGATTCAGGACAACGGTTTGATCGGCGACCTGATCAACAACAACGTTGTGATCGAAGGTAAGCAGCCAGAACAGCAGAGCATCTGGACGCAGCTATTGGTGGCCAGCTTCCCGATTCTGGTCATCATTGCCGTGTTCATGTTCTTCATGCGCCAGATGCAGGGCGGTGCAGGCGGCAAGGGTGGGCCCATGAGTTTCGGCAAGAGCAAGGCGCGCCTGCTTTCCGAGGACCAGGTCAAGACCACTTTTGCTGACGTGGCCGGTTGTGACGAGGCCAAAGAAGAAGTCACCGAGCTGGTTGAATTTCTTCGCGACCCGGGCAAGTTCCAACGCCTGGGTGGTCGCATCCCGCGAGGCGTGCTGATGGTGGGCTCGCCGGGTACCGGTAAGACCCTGCTGGCCAAGGCTGTAGCTGGCGAGGCGAAGGTTCCTTTCTTTACGATTTCCGGTTCCGACTTCGTCGAGATGTTCGTCGGTGTCGGCGCCAGCCGCGTGCGCGACATGTTCGAGCAGGCCAAGAAGCATGCGCCTTGCATCATTTTCATCGACGAAATCGACGCGGTGGGCCGCCACCGTGGCGCTGGTCTGGGCGGTGGTCATGACGAGCGCGAGCAGACCCTCAACCAGCTGCTGGTGGAGATGGACGGTTTCGAGATGAACGATGGCATCATCGTGATCGCCGCAACCAACCGGCCGGACGTGCTCGACCCCGCGCTGTTGCGCCCGGGCCGCTTCGATCGTCAGGTTGTCGTTGGGCTTCCGGATATCCGTGGCCGCGAACAGATCCTTAAAGTCCATATGCGCAAGGTTCCGCTCGGTGACAGCGTCGAGCCGGCATTGATTGCACGCGGCACGCCCGGATTCTCGGGTGCCGATCTGGCCAACCTGGTCAATGAGGCTTCGCTGTTCGCCGCCCGCGCCGGTAAGCGCGTGGTTGAGATGAAGGAGTTCGAACTGGCGAAGGACAAGATCATGATGGGCGCTGAGCGCAAATCCATGGTCATGTCTGAAAAAGAGCGCCTCAATACCGCTTATCACGAAGCGGGTCACGCCATCGTCGGGCGCATCGTGCCGGAGCATGACCCGGTCTATAAGGTGTCGATCATCCCGCGTGGTCGGGCCCTGGGCGTGACCATGTTCCTCCCGGAAGAGGATCGCTACAGCCTTTCCAAGCGCGCGTTGATCAGCCAGATCTGCTCGCTGTTCGGTGGTCGTATTGCCGAAGAAATGACGCTTGGCTTCGAGGGAGTGACCACTGGCGCATCTAACGACATCATGCGAGCGACTCAGTTGGCGCGGAACATGGTCACCAAGTGGGGGCTTTCCGAGAAGCTCGGTCCGCTGATGTATGCCGAGGAAGAGGGCGAAGTGTTCCTGGGTCGAAGCGCCGGCAGTCAGCACGCCAATGTGTCTGGCGACACGGCAAAGCTGATCGATCTTGAGGTCCGCAGCATCATTGACCAGTGCTATGGCACCGCCAAGCAGATCCTGGCCGATAATCGCGACAAGCTGGACCTGATGGCTGAGACGCTGATGAAGTACGAAACCATCGACTCTGATCAGATCGACGACATCATGGCTGGCCGAACACCTCGCGAGCCGCGTGATTGGCAGGATGGTTCCGGTTCGACGGGAACCCCGGTGCAGCCTGAAAACGGGCGTCCGCAAACGCCGATCGGCGGTCCTGCCGGCGAGCACTAA
- the folP gene encoding dihydropteroate synthase, which produces MTDPLHPTRLPCGSRVLDFSRPHVMGILNVTPDSFSDGGQHVGVDAALRHAERMVAAGATLIDVGGESTRPGARVVSPIEELERVAPVVEAIARELDVVISVDTSTPAVIRESARLGAGLINDVRSLSRDGALDAAADTGLPVCLMHMQGEPATMQNDPRYGDVTAEVLAFLRDRMEACAAAGIAAERIVLDPGFGFAKNLSHNLSLFKHMGQLHALGRPLLVGVSRKSMIGQTLGRDVAHRLSGSLALAALAVANGASILRVHDVAETVDVVRMIAAVQAAE; this is translated from the coding sequence ATGACCGATCCGTTGCATCCAACCCGGCTGCCTTGTGGCAGCCGGGTTCTTGATTTTTCGCGCCCGCACGTCATGGGCATACTCAACGTGACGCCTGATTCCTTTTCCGACGGCGGCCAGCATGTCGGTGTCGATGCTGCGTTGCGTCATGCCGAGCGAATGGTCGCGGCTGGCGCGACGTTGATCGACGTCGGGGGGGAGTCAACGCGCCCAGGGGCGCGCGTCGTTTCTCCAATCGAGGAGCTCGAGCGGGTCGCGCCAGTGGTCGAAGCCATCGCTCGCGAGCTCGACGTGGTGATCTCGGTTGATACCTCAACGCCCGCCGTGATTCGCGAAAGTGCGCGCCTTGGGGCGGGCCTGATCAACGATGTCCGATCACTCTCTCGTGACGGCGCGCTGGATGCGGCTGCCGATACAGGCCTGCCGGTGTGCTTGATGCACATGCAGGGCGAGCCGGCCACCATGCAGAACGACCCGCGCTATGGAGACGTAACGGCCGAGGTGTTGGCATTTCTGCGTGATCGGATGGAGGCTTGCGCGGCCGCGGGCATCGCTGCCGAGCGAATCGTCCTTGATCCGGGTTTCGGCTTCGCGAAAAACCTATCGCATAATCTCAGTCTGTTTAAGCACATGGGCCAGCTTCATGCGCTGGGCCGGCCCTTGCTGGTCGGTGTCTCGCGAAAAAGCATGATCGGACAGACGCTGGGGCGCGACGTGGCGCATCGTCTGTCTGGAAGCCTGGCGCTCGCTGCGCTGGCGGTCGCCAATGGAGCTAGCATTTTGCGCGTACATGACGTCGCGGAAACTGTCGATGTGGTTCGAATGATTGCCGCGGTACAAGCGGCCGAATAG
- the glmM gene encoding phosphoglucosamine mutase, with product MGRKYFGTDGIRGHVGQFPITPDFMLKLGWAAGMAFRKHGKCRILIGKDTRISGYMFESALQAGLSAAGADVLLLGPMPTPAVAYLTRTFHADAGIVISASHNPHHDNGIKFFSGRGTKLPDEVELMIEELLDTPMTVVESAQLGKASRINDAAGRYIEFCKSSVPTSTDFSGMKVVLDCAHGATYKVAPSVFRELGAEVVVTAAQPDGLNINADVGSTHVAQLQKAVVEQGADLGIAFDGDGDRVMMVDHTGAQVDGDELLYIIATDLQDRGRLTGGVVGTLMSNLGLELALKDRDIPFVRAKVGDRYVMAEMLERDWVLGGENSGHIVCAQHVSTGDAIIAALQVVLALRRRGHSLAQERLVWKKCPQVLINVRFAGDKDPISHPQVQAVCDSVTGRMAGRGRVLLRKSGTEPLVRVMVEGDDEEQVRSYAEELANAVTEVCA from the coding sequence ATGGGTAGAAAATATTTTGGCACCGATGGTATTCGTGGCCATGTGGGCCAGTTTCCGATTACACCGGACTTCATGCTCAAGCTGGGGTGGGCGGCCGGGATGGCCTTTCGCAAGCATGGCAAGTGCCGAATCCTGATCGGGAAGGACACCCGTATCTCCGGTTATATGTTCGAGTCCGCGTTGCAGGCAGGGCTTTCTGCGGCCGGTGCCGATGTGCTGTTGCTCGGGCCCATGCCTACGCCTGCGGTGGCCTATCTGACTCGAACGTTTCATGCCGACGCGGGCATCGTGATCAGCGCCTCGCACAATCCTCATCACGACAACGGCATCAAGTTCTTCTCCGGTCGGGGCACGAAGCTGCCGGACGAGGTTGAGCTGATGATCGAGGAGCTGCTGGATACGCCGATGACGGTCGTGGAGTCGGCGCAACTCGGCAAGGCGTCCCGAATCAACGATGCCGCAGGTCGCTACATCGAGTTCTGCAAGAGCAGCGTTCCCACCAGTACCGATTTCTCTGGCATGAAGGTCGTGCTTGATTGTGCTCATGGCGCTACCTACAAGGTGGCACCCAGCGTCTTCCGCGAGCTTGGCGCTGAGGTGGTGGTGACTGCCGCGCAGCCGGACGGCCTGAACATCAACGCCGACGTGGGCTCCACGCATGTGGCGCAGTTGCAGAAAGCTGTGGTCGAGCAGGGGGCTGATCTCGGGATCGCCTTCGATGGCGATGGCGATCGCGTCATGATGGTCGATCATACCGGCGCCCAGGTTGACGGCGACGAGCTGCTCTACATCATCGCTACCGATCTTCAGGATCGTGGGCGCCTGACGGGCGGCGTGGTTGGCACGCTGATGAGCAATCTCGGGCTTGAGCTGGCCTTGAAGGATCGCGATATTCCGTTCGTGCGCGCCAAGGTCGGTGACCGCTACGTGATGGCGGAGATGCTTGAGCGTGACTGGGTGCTGGGCGGCGAAAACTCGGGGCATATTGTCTGCGCGCAACATGTTTCGACCGGCGACGCTATTATCGCGGCGCTGCAAGTTGTGCTCGCCCTGAGGCGGCGTGGCCACAGCCTGGCCCAAGAGCGCCTGGTTTGGAAAAAATGCCCGCAGGTGCTCATCAACGTACGTTTCGCTGGCGACAAAGACCCTATTTCCCACCCGCAGGTGCAGGCGGTGTGTGACAGCGTCACGGGACGCATGGCTGGCCGCGGTCGTGTGCTGCTGCGCAAGTCGGGTACAGAGCCTTTGGTAAGGGTCATGGTCGAGGGTGACGACGAGGAACAGGTCCGTTCCTATGCCGAAGAGCTGGCGAATGCAGTCACTGAAGTTTGTGCGTGA
- the tpiA gene encoding triose-phosphate isomerase: protein MRRPLVAGNWKMNGTRASVAELIEALRQQELPAAVEVAVFPSSLHLTQVISGLEGKAIAVGAQDCAAENGFGAFTGEESACQLADAGCGWVLVGHSERRLLLGESDEVVSRKFKAALESGLIPVLCLGETLDQRQAGQTLEVVGRQLACVMADAGVAAFDRAVVAYEPVWAIGSGLTATPEQAQEVHAAIRAQLARESQSVAAGVRLLYGGSVKADNAAELFGMADIDGGLIGGASLKANDFGAICRAAGN, encoded by the coding sequence ATGCGTCGCCCCTTGGTAGCTGGTAACTGGAAGATGAACGGTACCCGCGCCAGCGTCGCAGAGCTGATCGAGGCGCTCCGTCAACAGGAACTGCCGGCCGCGGTCGAAGTGGCGGTTTTTCCGTCCTCCTTGCATTTGACGCAAGTGATCAGCGGTCTTGAGGGCAAGGCGATCGCCGTAGGTGCTCAGGATTGTGCGGCTGAGAATGGCTTCGGCGCTTTCACCGGTGAGGAGTCGGCTTGTCAACTGGCTGATGCAGGATGTGGATGGGTATTGGTTGGGCACTCGGAGCGGCGCCTGCTTTTGGGCGAAAGCGACGAGGTAGTAAGCCGAAAATTCAAGGCGGCGCTGGAGAGTGGTTTGATTCCGGTGCTGTGTCTGGGTGAGACGCTGGATCAGCGTCAAGCTGGACAAACCCTGGAAGTGGTTGGGCGTCAGTTGGCATGTGTCATGGCTGATGCTGGTGTGGCTGCTTTCGACAGAGCGGTTGTGGCATACGAGCCGGTCTGGGCGATAGGCTCAGGGCTCACCGCAACGCCGGAGCAGGCTCAGGAAGTGCATGCGGCCATTCGGGCCCAACTTGCGCGGGAGAGTCAGAGCGTCGCTGCCGGGGTGCGTCTGCTGTACGGCGGCAGCGTAAAGGCCGATAACGCGGCTGAGCTGTTCGGGATGGCGGATATCGATGGGGGGCTTATCGGTGGTGCCTCTCTGAAAGCGAATGATTTTGGCGCGATCTGTCGCGCTGCAGGGAACTGA
- the secG gene encoding preprotein translocase subunit SecG, with amino-acid sequence MLQTVVIVVHLLVAIGVVVLVLLQQGKGADAGASFGAGASATVFGSQGSATFLSRFTAILAGVFFLTSLGLGFFAARQAEHVSQAGLPDPAVLEVPASKPAVEDVPVLESAPSAPAADEVPQVEKQQ; translated from the coding sequence ATGTTGCAGACTGTTGTGATTGTGGTGCATCTGCTGGTTGCCATTGGTGTGGTTGTGCTGGTGTTGCTACAGCAAGGGAAGGGGGCGGACGCGGGTGCCTCGTTCGGTGCGGGCGCTTCGGCAACCGTATTCGGAAGCCAAGGTTCTGCTACCTTTCTTAGTCGATTTACTGCTATACTAGCTGGCGTTTTTTTTCTGACCAGCTTGGGTTTGGGGTTCTTCGCGGCGCGTCAGGCTGAGCATGTTTCTCAGGCGGGCTTGCCAGATCCGGCAGTGCTGGAGGTTCCAGCTAGCAAGCCTGCGGTCGAAGATGTGCCTGTTTTGGAGTCGGCTCCTTCCGCACCGGCGGCAGATGAAGTGCCGCAAGTCGAAAAGCAGCAGTGA
- the rimP gene encoding ribosome maturation factor RimP: protein MSSKLEQLQALLAPVVEALGYQCWGVEFISQGRHSLLRVYIDHADGILVDDCEKVSRQLSGVLDVEDPISSDYTLEVSSPGMDRPLFTLEQYAAHVGDQVKIRLRSPFEGRRNFQGLLRGVEEQDVVVLVDDHEYLLPIDMIDKTNIIPRFE from the coding sequence ATGTCGAGCAAGCTAGAACAGTTGCAGGCCTTGTTGGCCCCGGTGGTCGAGGCGCTTGGCTATCAATGCTGGGGCGTCGAATTTATTTCACAAGGCCGCCATTCGTTGCTGAGGGTCTATATCGACCACGCGGATGGCATCCTTGTCGATGATTGCGAGAAGGTCAGCCGCCAGTTGAGTGGTGTTCTCGACGTAGAAGATCCGATCAGTTCCGATTACACGCTTGAAGTGTCCTCGCCTGGTATGGATCGGCCGCTGTTCACCCTTGAGCAGTACGCGGCGCATGTCGGCGATCAGGTCAAAATTAGGCTGCGCTCGCCCTTCGAGGGCCGGCGCAATTTCCAGGGTCTTCTCCGCGGGGTCGAGGAGCAGGATGTGGTGGTGCTGGTCGATGATCACGAATACCTGTTGCCGATCGACATGATCGACAAGACCAACATAATCCCCCGTTTTGAGTGA